In a genomic window of Lepisosteus oculatus isolate fLepOcu1 chromosome 3, fLepOcu1.hap2, whole genome shotgun sequence:
- the rhoub gene encoding ras homolog family member Ub translates to MPRDAPVGQRTAAPPVPPHRARPARPGGAQERPLKCVLLGDGAVGKTSLVVSYTTNGYPTKYVPTAFDDFSAVVQVDGTPVQLQLCDTAGQDEFDKLRHLCYPRADALLLCFSVVSPASFQNVWEKWVPEIRRCCPLAPVVLVGTQCDLRQDVKVLIELARRQERPVAGGDARGLADKLGAVAYVECSALTQKNLKEVFDAAIAAGLRFSERRARKECQVRSTADKMKTLSKAWWKKYVCVQ, encoded by the exons ATGCCCCGTGACGCGCCCGTGGGTCAGCGGACAGCGGCTCCCCCGGTGCCGCCGCACAGGGCCCGGCCGGCCCGCCCGGGCGGCGCGCAGGAGCGGCCGCTGAAGTGCGTCCTGCTGGGGGACGGGGCGGTGGGCAAGACCAGCCTGGTGGTCAGCTACACCACCAACGGCTACCCCACGAAATACGTGCCCACGGCCTTCGACGACTTCTCAG CGGTGGTGCAGGTGGACGGGACGCCGGTCCAGCTGCAGCTCTGTGACACCGCGGGGCAG GACGAGTTCGACAAGCTGCGGCACCTGTGCTACCCACGCGCCGACGCCCTGCTGCTGTGCTTCAGCGTGGTCAGCCCGGCCTCCTTCCAGAACGTGTGGGAGAAGTGGGTCCCGGAGATCCGCCGGTGCTGCCCGCTGGCGCCCGTGGTGCTGGTGGGCACCCAGTGCGACCTGCGGCAGGACGTGAAGGTGCTGATCGAGCTGGCGCGGCGGCAGGAGCGGCCCGTGGCCGGGGGGGACGCCCGCGGGCTGGCCGACAAGCTGGGCGCCGTGGCCTACGTGGAGTGCTCGGCGCTGACGCAGAAGAACCTGAAGGAGGTGTTCGACGCCGCCATCGCCGCCGGCCTGCGCTTCTCCGAGCGCCGCGCGCGCAAGGAGTGCCAGGTGCGCAGCACAGCCGACAAGATGAAGACGCTGTCCAAGGCCTGGTGGAAGAAGTACGTCTGCGTGcagtga